TACATAAAGTCCATAAGCAAAATGGGATAGTGGTTGTTTTCAGAGACATTTAAGTTGAGCAATACACATTTAAAAACACAAGATTGTGGTAGTGGTAGATAAACAAGAAAATAGTATGATGTTCCTCAGCTAAGATATGATGCAAATAACAAACATATTACAATGATAATAGGAGCAACACAATAAACAGAAAGGAATCTACCTCAGTAGCATCCTTCTTGGTAGCAGCAggagtcttcttcttcctaccAATATCCACTCCATAGTGAGTGAGGTACCACTGCTTGAAGGGGGCAGCATCAACTTGCACAATGGCATTTTTCACAAGTGTCTGGGTCCTGACAAGCTCATTGTTGGAAGAGTTGTAAACCACATCGAGGAGACGAGTCTTGCGGGTCACAGCCTCACTTCCCCAGGAGTAGTTGCCAGTATCCAAACGGAGAGCCCTCCACTTGACATTGCCTCCACGGACACGCACCCTCCTCACTGTCTTGTTGCTTGACAGCTTGGTGTTAGCAGGCTGGCGACCGAGCTCATACCTTCAGGGCAAAAGACAGTGTTAAACTAACACCTACAGAACGAAAGAAATAACACAATTATGGCAGCAATAGGCTGTGGTTCTACAGATGTCTCCACATACGTGTATATAAGGATGTAACATATTTCAATTTCCCTTATAACACGCATTGCTTACAGCAAGGTGCAAGGACCATAAGGACCAAAATCTACAACACCTACCGCAGTTAGCTTGGCGAGAAAAAGCAAAGTCATGTGCCCTACACACCGAAACGCAGCTCATCCTTCATATAAAACTTGTGTATTACGCTATCATCAAACAGAATGGTCATCTCAAACAACATCCGCAGCTAAACAACGGTACAGAAATCTGTAACCATACTAGATTCACTTCTTGCAACGGAAGACCGATTATGCAAGAGGCTATGGCTTCGCGTCCTAGCCTAAGCTTACTGATGGGTGAATCACGACTCACTTAAATTTTACACACTAGCGAGATCCAAATCTCGTGTTTCATACATAGACCTACTACAACATATATAGACATCTTGATCAATCTTGGTGTTGGTAACATAtatagaaagaaaacaagcatcCAGTGGAAAAGATCTGGAGGTTGGTTGGTCACTCACTTTCGCTTCTTCCTCCAGGCCTTCTGCTTGCCGCCAGTGGCGCGGCGCTTGTGCATCGAGTCACGCGAGATACCTGCGGCATCGAACCAGCAATCGCCATTAGCGGGGGAGCacgaagagggggaggaggataATAATCATGCGAGGTAACAGGGAGCTTAcccatggtggcggcggcttaGGGTTCCCTCCTCTCCTGTCCCTGCTTTGTGGCTGCGCCGCCGGTTGCTCTGCCTCGCAAAAGGTGCTGCCTCGCTAAGCGGTTGTGATTTTATAGGTGCCTCCACGGGCTTAGGGTTTAGACTTTAGAGCCCACGTGATGCATCAGGGTGTAAACGGGCCGTTCGTGAGGAGACGAATCGGAGGGAAGGGCTGTTATGTGCTTCACTCGGCCCACTAGGACTGCGATTGCCACCCTTGAGGCCTTGAACCAATTTGAGCCCAGCTTGTGGCCGTGGGATGACCGGATGAGGCACAAATATGGTTTGGGATGTTGCTCAGTAGTCAGAACTGCTATTGCCACcctgttcttaaaaaaaaaaaaagcagctaTTGCCAATGCCACCCTTGCTCCCTTATTATTCACCAGCTTCAACGTATGTTTCATTTTCAATAGCAATACGCAAATAATCTTTCAGCTGTGTCCCCTCTTAGAGATTtcttaattttattcaaacaaATTACTACAtccgatacataataagtgtcggtgatttagtacaaagttagtactatggatcagagagagtacaAAGTTACTAtatccgatccataataagcgTGAGGTTTGGGACTACCTAAGGAGAAACGGCAAGAAGCAAGTATGAACTTCTGAACGGCGGGTTATGTACAAAATTATTTTGGAACTTTAAACTATCCAGAAACCAGATGTGccaaatttttattttgagaataCATGTGCGCCAATTACTGAGTACGGACTATATAGCAGGAGCAGCATAATATTATGATTTATGTGTTTTCCTGTACATGCGATGATGCAAACTGTCtacctaaaaaaaatgaagggcAGGATGACAGCATCAGCAGCTTCCACAGACCTATCTTGGTGATTTTGTCATAGAAGGAATATTGAATAATCCATGTTTTTCCCTAGATAGCACTACTGCCACCGTGTTTACTGTCATGTATGTTTTCGAATTTTAACCCGACCAGTGGATACCTGATCGAGTACATACAGAGTTCTTTTTTTGTAGATGTACAGATCGATTACTGCAATGGTCTTCTTTGTTTCTGCAAGCAGTGAAATTTCTTCAGAGTGCTTTGCAGCAATTGTTATTTATTCTAAATATGTTAATTTAAATTATTTCTATGCACTAAAACTTGTCCATCTTTGACTACTGATTTATAAAAGATTATTGTCACTGctcaagtaaaaaaaaacagtattaCGTTAGatttttcattaaaaaaagtaTTATGTTAGTTTTGTCATTAAAAAACCTGTCTATCTTTGAGTACTAGTATAATCTTCATGGATCATTTTGGTCAAGAGGAGCCCACATAGAACATGAAAGAGCCATATTCAAACACAGAAtaccaaccaaacaaagtCAATTACCAACTCGCTtaacttttatttttagaaTAACTTAGAACCAAGATCCTTCCTTGACTACATTAAACCCTCAAGAACACTAGAGACTAGACTACGAGGCCGTCGATGGCTCCGGCATAGACCGAGCGAACATCAACGTAGGTGAAGAAGCGCGCGATCAAGGCCAGGAGCACGTCGGCGGTGAGCAGGCTATCGGACCCGGCATTGTGGGCGCGGCCCGCGGCCCTCTCCACGCCGAGCGCCCCGGCCACCTGCTCGAGCCCGCCCCTTATCCCACATGTCCTGGCAATGTACTTGACGTCGAGCACCCACGGCCCAAACAGCCGGCCCACGAGCCCCTTGAACCCGTCGAGCGTCTCCGGCAGCCGGCGCCCGCGGCGGAGCACCTTGGCCAGGTACGCGAAGTCGTACGCCCCCGAGAAGGCCACCCACGACAGCCCCGGCATGCGAGCGAAGCCCGATCGGTTGAACTCGTCAGCGAAGGCCCGCGGGTCGATCCCGTGGGCCTTGAGCCGGCCGAAGTCCAGCCCGTGGGCCTCGAGCATGGCGATGGAGGCCGGCGAGTGCGGGTCGCCGCGGGCCGGGTCGAAGCCGCGGAAGTTGAACTGCCAGACGACGGGGAGGGCCCGTCCCCCGGCGCCCACGAGGGCCAGGCCCAGCTGCAGCAGGTGgcggagctcgtcggcgtTGCGGCGGACGAGCGCGTAGCTCTCGTGGGCGGACCGCAGGTGGCGCGGCGTGGCTGGGTCGTCGTGGATCGTGCCCGGGAACTCCGTGTCGAGACAGATCACCGGGTAGTTGGGCAGCAGGGCGGCGATTTGGGCCAGGGATTCCCGGAGGTTGTGCTTCCAGACCTCCCGGATCTCGATCGTCGGGGAAGATAatgacgccgccgcctggaGCTGGATCGCGGCGGTGAGCTTCTGCTGATGGTGCTGGTGCTTTGCTGACGcggggagagggagcggcTGGTGGtaggcggccggcggcgggtgcaTGTGGACGGGGAGGCGGATTGGGGCGCGGCGGCGTTGGTGGAGATCGGAGTCGAAGCGGGGGGAGTTCTGGTGGTGCGTggacgggcggcggaggaggagagggccgccgtcgccggagaaggaaggcatggcggcggaaattAAACGCGATTTCTGCTATATCTTGTCGCTCGGCGGTGTTTGTTTTCTGGTCTCTCTCGCGAACGTCGGTGGGGAGAAGTGCTCGAGGCGTGCGGCATTTATAGACGAGAGAGGGCGGCCGGGTTTGGGGCGGTTCGAGTCGGATTTGGATCAGGACACGAACATGActcggtcggtcggtcggtgGGTGCTGCTGCGCGCTCGAGTCGGAGTCGGATTCGAACCGCCGCGTACGTACGTCGATCGTCCAAGGTTCTGCTGGCCTTTGGATAGGGCCTGCAAAACTTATTCgcgtttctttccttttcttttccaataGGAGTAGAAAGCGGCCATGTGATTCACATGATCGAAACGGCAGTAATAATAGGATAGGAAGATATGCATCAGAAGCTTACTGAAAATTAAGCCTCGCTGATTAATTACTGTAGGAAATTTATGGCTTTGTAACTAAATAGACCATACAAAATCAAGCTCTCATCTGTAGATAATAACATAAACCATCTTAAAGGCTAATCCAATgcaaatgcatgcatataAAATCTCCATGATACTTTCTGAATGTTTTCTTCACCAGACATAGCAATTCAAGCATATGTAAGTTAGGGCGTGACTAACTAGGGAAGAAAATGTCACTAAACATGTACTACTAATGAACTCGGTTATATATATAGAACCGCCCCAGAAGTTACAGCAAGTTCATAAATGACAAATCTTCTCAAATTCCTTCTGACGCAGTGCACAATGCAGCTAATAGCCGGCCTAGATCAcacaaggaaaacaaagaaTATAACAGCTGCGGTATCTCGCCAAAAAATATAACTTGTATACAGTTGCCAAACTACTAATAAATGTATCCTCACCAGACATCAGTCGCTTGCGTTATCAATTGACGACGGTAAATTGATATGACTGTTGAATTTGAGAAAAACAGGTATCAGAGTAGCCACAAGAAATACAACCAGAACCTACGCAGGACGGACAAGGCGATGTCCAGAACAAGagataaagaaagagaaggagagCCTAGTTCCAGTTACTGCTCTTCAGTTGCAGCGTCATTGGATCCATCGTCAGGGTTGACAAGCTTGTCTTGGGCAACATCTTCATGAACATCTTGCAACAGGCTGAAAGGGATTTTAGGTGGCAGCATCAGCACTCCCAGCTGCTCGTCAGTGGGAAGACTGCAACAATTGCTGGAGTTGCACCGAGGTGGAAGTTGCTTCTCAGATTGGACTGAGCGAGTGCCTTGTGCTGTCACGGGTTCAGATCTGATCCCATCTCCAGCTTGCTTGGTCCTGCGGCTTGCTCGACTCATGTTATGCATCACACTTGGGTGGAATTAGTCCTTTATTTATCATGTCTGTAAACAATAATGAAAAGCGATCGGTAGAACTTTGGGAAGCTTTCTTCTGTTGTAACTCAGCAAAAACTCTGTGTGCTTCACAGAGTTTTCCAGCCTTACCAAATTCAGTTATGACATTTTCAACAGTCTGCGCATTAGGCACTATTTCTCTGTCCATCATCACATGGAGCAActtctcagtttcctgcagcCTTCCACGTTTGCAGAAGCCACGAACCAACGTGCTGAACAAAGAAACATGTGCATATCCCCGATTGAACATTTCCTCTGTTAGGAACAGAGCCTGTTCTAGGTCTGCAGCATCTGAGCAACCCGTAGCAAGTACATTATAGACAAACGCATCTGGAGCAATTCCTCTATCAAGCATATCTTTATACAGATCAAAAGCATCAGTGATATCGCCGTTTTTGCAGTTTCCATCTATCAAAGCTGTGTACGTCACACAATTTGGGAGTAATCCCTTGGCTAATATGCTATCAAAGACATTACGAGCACGGGAAATATCACCAGACCTGCAAAATCCATCGATTAGGGCATTGTAGCATACAATCCCAGGCTCTAGTCCTTCTTTAGCCATCTCATCAAGAAGACCAACAGCTTTCTCCATGTCAGCCATCTTGCAAAGACCAGATATCAATgaactatatatatgcaaatCAGGAACCAATCCGTTCTTCTCAACCTCCGTTAGAACCATAAAAGCCACTTCCATGTTTTCAGACCTGGACAAATTGCGAATCACAATTCCATAGATGTGGTTATCTGGCTTATCTCCACTGCCCAACATAGACTGAAGAATAGAGGACACCTTTTCATGGTCATTTGACTTGAAGTACCCTTCTAGGAGGTCGGTGTAGGTGTCAGCATTTGGTTTTAGTCCACTGTTAAGCATCTGCTGTAGCAACTGATCAGCTTTTTCCAGATTTCTGGTCTTACAATAGCCATGAATGAGACCGCTGTATGTAAATTCATCTGGCACTAATCCTCTCTTCTGCACTTGCGCATAGTACTCTTCAGCTTCCTCTATCCTTCCCACAGTAGATAGTCCCTTTATAAGAGAATTGTAGCAAAACAAATCAGGGAGTACATTCGCCTTGGTCATGTTTTCAAGAGATTCACATGCCAATGAGATATGACCTTCTTTGGAGTGCCCTATGATCAGAGGTGCATACATAAAAGCATTTGGCTTGAGACCTTCTGAAATCATTTCCTCGAGGAGGTTGCCTGCTTCCTTTGATTCACCGTTTTGGCATAACCCATTAATCATTATGCCGTAAGTATATGCATTAGGCAAAATGCCACTATTCCTCATTTCATTAAGAAGCTCAAAAGCACCGTCCTTGTCATAATGTTGAAAATGCCCCTGCATGAGAGGATGGTAAGTAAAAGTATCAGGCCTATGACCAACTTTGATCATCTCGTTCAGTAGCTTAGAAGCCCTGCCCAGCTGCCCGATCTTACAAAGGCCACGGATGAGATTGTCATACATGATCTTGTTGGGCTGCACGCCAGCAGATATCATCTCATTTAAAATGTCAAACGCCTCGGCTGCCTTGCCCTCCTTCATAAACCCATCAACCAGAGTCGCATAAACAACAACATTAGGCTTCAACCCGGAACAAGACATCTCGTCCAATAGCGCCTTAGCCTCTTTCAACCTACCCCCTTTGCACAGACCGTTCATGAGCGCGCCGTAAGTAAAAGCATCCGGAGACAGACCGTAGTCCACCATCTCCTCCTTGAACCCAAACGCCTCTTCAACAGCACCAGACCTGCACAACCCGCTAATCATCACATTGTATGTCACTTCATTCATGGCACAGTCCCTCCGACGCATTTCCTCAAACACCTTCTTGGCAGCATCAAAATCCCGCGCTTTGCAGTGCGCCTCGAGGAAAGTCGAGTACGTATACACGTCCGGCGGGATCCCCGCGCCCTCCATGAATCCTTTCAGCTTCCAGACCAGCTCCATGGCGTCCGCTCGCAGAAGGTCCTTCAAGAGGCCGTTGCAGCAGCGCCGCGTAGGGGCCAAGCCGAGATCTCCCATCATCAGGACGACCTGGGCTGCAGTACGGACGCTCCCGTTCTTCTTGTAAGTGTCCACGAGCACGTCGAGCACGGCCGTCGAGTGCGAGGGcgagggcgacggcgagcgggCATCAGAATCCTGGATCGCGCGTTGGATGGAGGCGAGGACGAGGGGAGGGTGAGGGTGGGCGAGAATCATCTGGTGGAGTAGTCCATTGGCCTGCGGAAAGTGGGAGGCGGCGCAGAGGGATGCCGCGAGGCGGGCGAAGGCATcggcggagggcggcgcgaTGCGCGGGCGGGACCAGTAGAAGAAGTCGAGGAGGAGCTTGGGGTGGAGGctgtggctgcggcggcagatGAGGCACGACACGGCGTCGGGGGAGAGGCGGGAAGGTAtgtcggaggcggcgatggcgagctTCCAGTCGCCGGCGCAGCGCGAGAGGAGGGTGGCCACCTCTGCGGCCACAGCGTCGGGGTCCTccggggtggaggaggaggaagaagaagcattaCTTGCGCTGGTTGTGAAgggggcgggaggcggcgggattgggaggaggaggcgcgctgCGGCGGAAGCGGCCCGGCGGCGAGCGTGCGCGGCGGAGAGCATAGGATTTAGTGGGGATCAGAGAGGGGGAGGGCTTCGTTGGTCAAAAGCCTCGAGAGCTTCAGACTTCGTAAAGAATACTTGTATTACTGAATCATATCGTCTAGTTTGGTTACAACAACTTAAGGATTCATGGACAAGACGAgcaacgaggaggaggaagaaccaACACACGCTATAAGCCACGCCTCGGCCGAAGCCGCCCTCAAGTCCGTTCCTAGCCAACCTCCTTGTTGCCGAGATCTCTACATTTATATTGCGGCTCGTGCTTTCATACCAGGTCATATCCCATAAATGATATAGCCCACTGTGCAGTCCAGCCGGAAGGATGAAGGTCGCTGACAATCCTACCCCCTTGAAATTCGGTTTGTTCTCAAGGCGACGTCCTGTCAAGCCGCCCCGGGTCTAAGGCCTTTGTATTGCAGCGAAGTAAGGAATTGCAGATGCTGTTCTTGACGAGTTTCATCTTCCAGTATTGTAGAGAGTGGCTGCCTAGACTTGCTGTCACCAGAACACAAGTTGAGGGACTATGCAATCTTCCACTGGATAATCTCAAAGTCACACTTAATAACAGGTGCTTGTGTCAGCAGCTTTTGTTCATCGGGCCCAAGCATCATCGGTGTGTCACCAGTAGCTCTCACCAAAGTTACATCATATGGAAACAACTCTCACGAAGGCCCGAGCTTCGATTGCACATAGGAATAGGCTTCAGTTCTACTGCTCGGCAGAAAAAGTAGTGGAAGAAGAAATAACCATGCAATCTCCCATTGCATAAGTTATGAACCATATCAAATAATGTGACCAGCGAGGTTGCAGCTAACAAAGGTGTGCAAGAAACCGTCAAGTTCTAGCTCCATCTCAAAAGAGTGCCAACTATAACCAAGTTCAGAACCACTTTGAATAGCTTGGTCCACACTGGATATTGCACCAATCCATGAGCTCATTTCTGTGGAATTTTCAATAATCtgaacctttgtgaaatgtgACCATACTATCAGCATTCCAATAAGCAAAACACCCAGCATGATATGATGAGCCTTGAGGATGCCACAAG
This is a stretch of genomic DNA from Brachypodium distachyon strain Bd21 chromosome 1, Brachypodium_distachyon_v3.0, whole genome shotgun sequence. It encodes these proteins:
- the LOC100832177 gene encoding 40S ribosomal protein S8; amino-acid sequence: MGISRDSMHKRRATGGKQKAWRKKRKYELGRQPANTKLSSNKTVRRVRVRGGNVKWRALRLDTGNYSWGSEAVTRKTRLLDVVYNSSNNELVRTQTLVKNAIVQVDAAPFKQWYLTHYGVDIGRKKKTPAATKKDATEDGDAAAPAAAAAEEAKKSNNVQRKLEKRQQGRTLDPHIEEQFSSGRLLACISSRPGQCGRADGYILEGKELEFYMKKLQKKKGKGAAA
- the LOC100826097 gene encoding probable CCR4-associated factor 1 homolog 11, with the translated sequence MHPPPAAYHQPLPLPASAKHQHHQQKLTAAIQLQAAASLSSPTIEIREVWKHNLRESLAQIAALLPNYPVICLDTEFPGTIHDDPATPRHLRSAHESYALVRRNADELRHLLQLGLALVGAGGRALPVVWQFNFRGFDPARGDPHSPASIAMLEAHGLDFGRLKAHGIDPRAFADEFNRSGFARMPGLSWVAFSGAYDFAYLAKVLRRGRRLPETLDGFKGLVGRLFGPWVLDVKYIARTCGIRGGLEQVAGALGVERAAGRAHNAGSDSLLTADVLLALIARFFTYVDVRSVYAGAIDGLVV
- the LOC100831881 gene encoding pentatricopeptide repeat-containing protein At1g63330, coding for MLSAAHARRRAASAAARLLLPIPPPPAPFTTSASNASSSSSSTPEDPDAVAAEVATLLSRCAGDWKLAIAASDIPSRLSPDAVSCLICRRSHSLHPKLLLDFFYWSRPRIAPPSADAFARLAASLCAASHFPQANGLLHQMILAHPHPPLVLASIQRAIQDSDARSPSPSPSHSTAVLDVLVDTYKKNGSVRTAAQVVLMMGDLGLAPTRRCCNGLLKDLLRADAMELVWKLKGFMEGAGIPPDVYTYSTFLEAHCKARDFDAAKKVFEEMRRRDCAMNEVTYNVMISGLCRSGAVEEAFGFKEEMVDYGLSPDAFTYGALMNGLCKGGRLKEAKALLDEMSCSGLKPNVVVYATLVDGFMKEGKAAEAFDILNEMISAGVQPNKIMYDNLIRGLCKIGQLGRASKLLNEMIKVGHRPDTFTYHPLMQGHFQHYDKDGAFELLNEMRNSGILPNAYTYGIMINGLCQNGESKEAGNLLEEMISEGLKPNAFMYAPLIIGHSKEGHISLACESLENMTKANVLPDLFCYNSLIKGLSTVGRIEEAEEYYAQVQKRGLVPDEFTYSGLIHGYCKTRNLEKADQLLQQMLNSGLKPNADTYTDLLEGYFKSNDHEKVSSILQSMLGSGDKPDNHIYGIVIRNLSRSENMEVAFMVLTEVEKNGLVPDLHIYSSLISGLCKMADMEKAVGLLDEMAKEGLEPGIVCYNALIDGFCRSGDISRARNVFDSILAKGLLPNCVTYTALIDGNCKNGDITDAFDLYKDMLDRGIAPDAFVYNVLATGCSDAADLEQALFLTEEMFNRGYAHVSLFSTLVRGFCKRGRLQETEKLLHVMMDREIVPNAQTVENVITEFGKAGKLCEAHRVFAELQQKKASQSSTDRFSLLFTDMINKGLIPPKCDA